From a single Solanum dulcamara chromosome 4, daSolDulc1.2, whole genome shotgun sequence genomic region:
- the LOC129884492 gene encoding uncharacterized protein LOC129884492 isoform X2, whose amino-acid sequence MIKVKIPDAVMTSENPKPSEIFVKLNTRTESHERGHEGTECVEIDGQNPSNTKTPKRGNENQPAEDNSKPHLSDAVMTNENPKQSEIFMKFNMRIEIHHERGHEGTECVEADAQNPSNTQTTKRGSENQSAEDNSKPHHQSENVNSLKAKEEELKKEIFTLSTLMKQSAECCLSLKKENNKLLKDLKKKCSKDEISKLETMNPDGNSQSLDDESNSSMAIQMMMKEILIHSHPYKWKTNEQNL is encoded by the exons gaTGCTGTAATGACAAGTGAAAACCCCAAACCAAGTGAAATATTTGTGAAATTAAACACAAGGACCGAAAGTCATGAGAGAGGCCATGAAGGTACAGAATGTGTTGAGATAGATGGACAAAATCCTTCAAATACTAAGACTCCAAAAAG AGGGAATGAGAATCAACCAGCTGAAGACAATTCAAAACCACATCTAAGT GATGCAGTAATGACAAATGAAAACCCTAAACAAAGTGagatatttatgaaatttaacATGAGGATTGAAATTCATCATGAGAGGGGCCATGAAGGTACAGAATGTGTTGAGGCAGATGCACAAAATCCTTCAAATACTCAGACTACAAAAAG AGGGAGTGAGAATCAATCAGCTGAAGACAATTCAAAACCTCATCACCAAAGT GAAAATGTTAATTCTTTAAAAGCAAAAGAAGAGGAATTGAAGAAGGAAATTTTTACTCTCTCTACCCTGATGAAGCAGAGTGCAGAATGTTGCCTAAGCCTTAAAAAAGAGAACAACAAGTTGCTG AAGGATTTGAAGAAAAAATGCAGCAAGGATGAGATCTCAAAACTTGAAACCATGAACCCTGATGGAAATTCACAATCTCTTGATGACGAGTCCAACTCTTCGATGGCTATTCAGATGATGATGAAGGAGATTCTGATTCACTCACACCCATACAAATGGAAAACCAATGAACAAAATTTGTAA
- the LOC129885463 gene encoding pseudouridine kinase isoform X2 produces the protein MSSPENETLRGVQSVFSKEGQTRKCTVEPVVIGGMVLDVNATSSMHANPRTTTPGKVIFSLGGVARNVADCISKLEARPFMISAVGFDMAGNMLLEHWESAGLSIEGIQRHQNIETAVVCHIFDEEGEVAAGIAHVESIEKFLTPRWIEKFKCKISSTPILMVDANLTSSSLEASCQPMANAISGKDIFQPIRRDGTSTKLSKESFFQMLKPAIWVLLDKGVKVVVVTLGSEGVLLCSKAKSYLQKLAFKGNQPPYFSKQLYEAVNTVWPKDQIFGVSMCETKSNLFAVHFPALPASVVRLTGAGDCLVGGTIASLCAGLDVMQSIAVGIAAAKVVVEVESNVPDEYCLANLADDARSVYSGATMLLCQSKL, from the exons ATGAGTTCGCCGGAAAATGAAACCCTTCGTGGCGTCCAATCG GTTTTCTCCAAAGAGGGGCAAACTAGAAAGTGTACAGTAGAGCCAGTAGTCATTGGGGGTATGGTGTTGGATGTAAATGCAACATCTTCCATGCATGCTAATCCAAGGACTACCACTCCTGGAAAG GTTATCTTTTCATTGGGTGGTGTGGCAAGGAATGTTGCTGATTGCATCTCGAAGCTTGAAGCAAGACCATTTATGATAAGCGCTGTTGGATTCGACATGGCAG GAAATATGCTACTGGAACACTGGGAATCTGCTGGATTATCTATAGAAG GTATCCAGAGACATCAGAATATTGAAACTGCTGTGGTTTGTCATATCTTTGATGAGGAAGGTGAAGTGGCAGCTGGTATAGCTCATGTAGAATCAATT GAAAAGTTTCTCACTCCAAGATGGATAGAAAAGTTCAAGTGCAAAATAAGCTCCACTCCAATATTGATGGTTGATGCAAACTTGACCTCTTCTTCTCTTGAAGCATCTTGTCAAC CCATGGCAAATGCAATATCTGGCAAAGACATATTTCAACCAATTCGGAGAGATGGTACTAGTACTAAGCTGTCCAAGGAATCTTTCTTCCAAATGCTTAAACCTGCTATTTGGGTTTTACTAGACAAAGGTGTTAAGGTAGTTGTTGTGACACTTGGATCAGAAGGGGTACTCTTATGCTCCAAAGCAAAGTCCTATCTTCAGAAACTTGCTTTCAAGGGAAACCAACCTCCTTACTTCAGTAAACAGTTGTATGAAGCAGTTAATACAGTTTGGCCAAAGGATCAAATTTTTGGTGTTTCAATGTGCGAGACGAAGTCAAATCTCTTTGCTGTCCATTTTCCTGCACTTCCTGCTTCAGTAGTGAGGCTTACAGGTGCTGGAGATTGCTTAGTTGGTGGAACGATAGCTTCATTGTGTGCTGGTTTAGATGTCATGCAAAGTATAGCAGTTGGGATTGCAGCTGCTAAAGTAGTTGTTGAAGTAGAAAGCAATGTCCCTGATGAATATTGTTTGGCCAATCTAGCAG ATGATGCAAGGTCTGTATACTCTGGTGCCACCATGCTTCTGTGTCAATCCAAGCTGTAG
- the LOC129884492 gene encoding uncharacterized protein LOC129884492 isoform X4: protein MIKVKIPDAVMTSENPKPSEIFVKLNTRTESHERGHEGTECVEIDGQNPSNTKTPKRGNENQPAEDNSKPHLSDAVMTNENPKQSEIFMKFNMRIEIHHERGHEGTECVEADAQNPSNTQTTKRGSENQSAEDNSKPHHQSSAECCLSLKKENNKLLKDLKKKCSKDEISKLETMNPDGNSQSLDDESNSSMAIQMMMKEILIHSHPYKWKTNEQNL, encoded by the exons gaTGCTGTAATGACAAGTGAAAACCCCAAACCAAGTGAAATATTTGTGAAATTAAACACAAGGACCGAAAGTCATGAGAGAGGCCATGAAGGTACAGAATGTGTTGAGATAGATGGACAAAATCCTTCAAATACTAAGACTCCAAAAAG AGGGAATGAGAATCAACCAGCTGAAGACAATTCAAAACCACATCTAAGT GATGCAGTAATGACAAATGAAAACCCTAAACAAAGTGagatatttatgaaatttaacATGAGGATTGAAATTCATCATGAGAGGGGCCATGAAGGTACAGAATGTGTTGAGGCAGATGCACAAAATCCTTCAAATACTCAGACTACAAAAAG AGGGAGTGAGAATCAATCAGCTGAAGACAATTCAAAACCTCATCACCAAAGT AGTGCAGAATGTTGCCTAAGCCTTAAAAAAGAGAACAACAAGTTGCTG AAGGATTTGAAGAAAAAATGCAGCAAGGATGAGATCTCAAAACTTGAAACCATGAACCCTGATGGAAATTCACAATCTCTTGATGACGAGTCCAACTCTTCGATGGCTATTCAGATGATGATGAAGGAGATTCTGATTCACTCACACCCATACAAATGGAAAACCAATGAACAAAATTTGTAA
- the LOC129884492 gene encoding uncharacterized protein LOC129884492 isoform X1 yields MIKVKIPDAVMTSENPKPSEIFVKLNTRTESHERGHEGTECVEIDGQNPSNTKTPKRGNENQPAEDNSKPHLSDAVMTNENPKQSEIFMKFNMRIEIHHERGHEGTECVEADAQNPSNTQTTKSFNRGSENQSAEDNSKPHHQSENVNSLKAKEEELKKEIFTLSTLMKQSAECCLSLKKENNKLLKDLKKKCSKDEISKLETMNPDGNSQSLDDESNSSMAIQMMMKEILIHSHPYKWKTNEQNL; encoded by the exons gaTGCTGTAATGACAAGTGAAAACCCCAAACCAAGTGAAATATTTGTGAAATTAAACACAAGGACCGAAAGTCATGAGAGAGGCCATGAAGGTACAGAATGTGTTGAGATAGATGGACAAAATCCTTCAAATACTAAGACTCCAAAAAG AGGGAATGAGAATCAACCAGCTGAAGACAATTCAAAACCACATCTAAGT GATGCAGTAATGACAAATGAAAACCCTAAACAAAGTGagatatttatgaaatttaacATGAGGATTGAAATTCATCATGAGAGGGGCCATGAAGGTACAGAATGTGTTGAGGCAGATGCACAAAATCCTTCAAATACTCAGACTACAAAAAG TTTTAACAGAGGGAGTGAGAATCAATCAGCTGAAGACAATTCAAAACCTCATCACCAAAGT GAAAATGTTAATTCTTTAAAAGCAAAAGAAGAGGAATTGAAGAAGGAAATTTTTACTCTCTCTACCCTGATGAAGCAGAGTGCAGAATGTTGCCTAAGCCTTAAAAAAGAGAACAACAAGTTGCTG AAGGATTTGAAGAAAAAATGCAGCAAGGATGAGATCTCAAAACTTGAAACCATGAACCCTGATGGAAATTCACAATCTCTTGATGACGAGTCCAACTCTTCGATGGCTATTCAGATGATGATGAAGGAGATTCTGATTCACTCACACCCATACAAATGGAAAACCAATGAACAAAATTTGTAA
- the LOC129885463 gene encoding pseudouridine kinase isoform X1: MSSPENETLRGVQSVFSKEGQTRKCTVEPVVIGGMVLDVNATSSMHANPRTTTPGKVIFSLGGVARNVADCISKLEARPFMISAVGFDMAGNMLLEHWESAGLSIEGIQRHQNIETAVVCHIFDEEGEVAAGIAHVESIEKFLTPRWIEKFKCKISSTPILMVDANLTSSSLEASCQLAAQFNTPVWFEPVSVAKSRRVASVVQYVTFASPNEDELVAMANAISGKDIFQPIRRDGTSTKLSKESFFQMLKPAIWVLLDKGVKVVVVTLGSEGVLLCSKAKSYLQKLAFKGNQPPYFSKQLYEAVNTVWPKDQIFGVSMCETKSNLFAVHFPALPASVVRLTGAGDCLVGGTIASLCAGLDVMQSIAVGIAAAKVVVEVESNVPDEYCLANLADDARSVYSGATMLLCQSKL, from the exons ATGAGTTCGCCGGAAAATGAAACCCTTCGTGGCGTCCAATCG GTTTTCTCCAAAGAGGGGCAAACTAGAAAGTGTACAGTAGAGCCAGTAGTCATTGGGGGTATGGTGTTGGATGTAAATGCAACATCTTCCATGCATGCTAATCCAAGGACTACCACTCCTGGAAAG GTTATCTTTTCATTGGGTGGTGTGGCAAGGAATGTTGCTGATTGCATCTCGAAGCTTGAAGCAAGACCATTTATGATAAGCGCTGTTGGATTCGACATGGCAG GAAATATGCTACTGGAACACTGGGAATCTGCTGGATTATCTATAGAAG GTATCCAGAGACATCAGAATATTGAAACTGCTGTGGTTTGTCATATCTTTGATGAGGAAGGTGAAGTGGCAGCTGGTATAGCTCATGTAGAATCAATT GAAAAGTTTCTCACTCCAAGATGGATAGAAAAGTTCAAGTGCAAAATAAGCTCCACTCCAATATTGATGGTTGATGCAAACTTGACCTCTTCTTCTCTTGAAGCATCTTGTCAAC TGGCTGCTCAGTTTAATACTCCAGTCTGGTTTGAGCCTGTATCAGTTGCCAAATCTAGAAGAGTTGCTTCAGTTGTCCAGTAT GTAACTTTTGCATCACCTAATGAAGATGAACTTGTAGCCATGGCAAATGCAATATCTGGCAAAGACATATTTCAACCAATTCGGAGAGATGGTACTAGTACTAAGCTGTCCAAGGAATCTTTCTTCCAAATGCTTAAACCTGCTATTTGGGTTTTACTAGACAAAGGTGTTAAGGTAGTTGTTGTGACACTTGGATCAGAAGGGGTACTCTTATGCTCCAAAGCAAAGTCCTATCTTCAGAAACTTGCTTTCAAGGGAAACCAACCTCCTTACTTCAGTAAACAGTTGTATGAAGCAGTTAATACAGTTTGGCCAAAGGATCAAATTTTTGGTGTTTCAATGTGCGAGACGAAGTCAAATCTCTTTGCTGTCCATTTTCCTGCACTTCCTGCTTCAGTAGTGAGGCTTACAGGTGCTGGAGATTGCTTAGTTGGTGGAACGATAGCTTCATTGTGTGCTGGTTTAGATGTCATGCAAAGTATAGCAGTTGGGATTGCAGCTGCTAAAGTAGTTGTTGAAGTAGAAAGCAATGTCCCTGATGAATATTGTTTGGCCAATCTAGCAG ATGATGCAAGGTCTGTATACTCTGGTGCCACCATGCTTCTGTGTCAATCCAAGCTGTAG
- the LOC129884492 gene encoding uncharacterized protein LOC129884492 isoform X3: MIKVKIPDAVMTSENPKPSEIFVKLNTRTESHERGHEGTECVEIDGQNPSNTKTPKRGNENQPAEDNSKPHLSDAVMTNENPKQSEIFMKFNMRIEIHHERGHEGTECVEADAQNPSNTQTTKSFNRGSENQSAEDNSKPHHQSSAECCLSLKKENNKLLKDLKKKCSKDEISKLETMNPDGNSQSLDDESNSSMAIQMMMKEILIHSHPYKWKTNEQNL, encoded by the exons gaTGCTGTAATGACAAGTGAAAACCCCAAACCAAGTGAAATATTTGTGAAATTAAACACAAGGACCGAAAGTCATGAGAGAGGCCATGAAGGTACAGAATGTGTTGAGATAGATGGACAAAATCCTTCAAATACTAAGACTCCAAAAAG AGGGAATGAGAATCAACCAGCTGAAGACAATTCAAAACCACATCTAAGT GATGCAGTAATGACAAATGAAAACCCTAAACAAAGTGagatatttatgaaatttaacATGAGGATTGAAATTCATCATGAGAGGGGCCATGAAGGTACAGAATGTGTTGAGGCAGATGCACAAAATCCTTCAAATACTCAGACTACAAAAAG TTTTAACAGAGGGAGTGAGAATCAATCAGCTGAAGACAATTCAAAACCTCATCACCAAAGT AGTGCAGAATGTTGCCTAAGCCTTAAAAAAGAGAACAACAAGTTGCTG AAGGATTTGAAGAAAAAATGCAGCAAGGATGAGATCTCAAAACTTGAAACCATGAACCCTGATGGAAATTCACAATCTCTTGATGACGAGTCCAACTCTTCGATGGCTATTCAGATGATGATGAAGGAGATTCTGATTCACTCACACCCATACAAATGGAAAACCAATGAACAAAATTTGTAA